Proteins encoded in a region of the Geobacillus genomosp. 3 genome:
- a CDS encoding OFA family MFS transporter: MKNRWLIALSAVGIHISIGSVYAWSNFTNPLKQLFGWSDQEVALTFSIAILFLGLSAAFLGHFVEKHGPRKSGLLAAIFFGLGVTGSGLAVALGSKYLLYLFYGVLGGIGLGVGYIAPVSTLVKWFPDRRGLATGLAIMGFGFAAAIASPVMNSLITSVGVQNTFFILGVTYFLIMTASSLYLEKPPEGWLPEGFKEKVKEGKAKPLLDLAQLTANEAVKTRRFWYLWIMLFINVTCGIAILAVAKPLAVESIGISQTAAAALVGAIGVFNGLGRIGWASASDYIGRPNTYTTFFVLQIVIFFLLPNVSIKWLFVIMLTIVYTCYGGGFSCIPAYIGDLFGTKQLGAIHGYILTAWAAAGLVGPMFAAYIKDTTGSYEGSLAFFGGLFVIAFIVSLLVRTDIRRLRAQHEQIVYVSAAKES, encoded by the coding sequence ATGAAAAATCGTTGGCTTATTGCGCTTTCTGCTGTTGGCATCCATATCTCGATAGGATCTGTGTATGCATGGAGCAATTTTACCAATCCATTAAAACAGTTGTTTGGATGGTCCGATCAGGAAGTAGCGCTCACGTTCAGCATTGCGATTTTATTTTTAGGATTGTCGGCTGCGTTCCTCGGTCATTTTGTTGAAAAACATGGGCCGCGGAAATCTGGGCTGTTGGCTGCCATCTTCTTTGGCCTTGGAGTGACGGGTTCCGGCTTGGCTGTTGCGCTTGGCTCGAAATATCTCTTGTATTTGTTTTACGGCGTGTTGGGAGGAATCGGCCTCGGTGTCGGATACATTGCGCCAGTATCGACGCTTGTGAAATGGTTTCCGGATCGCCGGGGCTTGGCTACCGGGCTTGCCATTATGGGATTTGGTTTTGCAGCAGCGATCGCGAGTCCAGTCATGAACAGCCTTATTACTTCCGTGGGCGTGCAAAATACGTTTTTCATTTTAGGCGTTACATACTTTCTCATTATGACTGCGTCTTCTCTTTATTTGGAAAAGCCGCCAGAGGGGTGGCTCCCGGAAGGATTTAAGGAAAAAGTGAAAGAAGGAAAGGCTAAGCCTTTGCTCGATTTAGCGCAACTGACTGCCAACGAAGCTGTAAAAACAAGACGATTTTGGTATTTATGGATTATGCTGTTTATTAACGTTACATGCGGGATCGCCATTTTAGCAGTTGCCAAACCGCTGGCGGTGGAAAGTATCGGCATCAGCCAAACGGCCGCTGCGGCATTAGTGGGGGCTATTGGCGTATTTAATGGATTAGGACGCATCGGTTGGGCGTCGGCCTCTGATTATATTGGGCGTCCGAACACATATACCACATTTTTCGTCTTACAAATCGTCATTTTCTTCCTGTTGCCGAATGTATCGATCAAATGGTTGTTTGTCATTATGTTGACAATTGTCTATACGTGCTATGGAGGCGGCTTTTCCTGTATTCCGGCGTATATCGGCGATTTGTTTGGCACCAAACAACTGGGTGCGATTCATGGTTATATTTTGACTGCTTGGGCAGCGGCCGGGCTTGTGGGGCCGATGTTTGCCGCGTATATTAAGGACACGACCGGCTCTTATGAAGGTAGTTTGGCCTTTTTTGGCGGTTTGTTTGTTATCGCTTTCATCGTTTCATTGCTCGTGCGCACTGATATTCGCCGATTGCGCGCCCAACATGAGCAAATTGTCTATGTTTCTGCCGCTAAAGAAAGTTAA
- the fdhD gene encoding formate dehydrogenase accessory sulfurtransferase FdhD, translating into MDGVAAKRRTIVKYRNGQLAGEEDQIALEFPLTVVVNGEEFATIVCTPEYVDELVTGFLASEGVIRVNDDMKGMTIDEDRGFAYVELSSGGLPAKQFYAKRFIGSCCGKSRQFYFYNDAKTAKTIVGGITAKADDCLRLMKALHEQSLDFAATGGLHNAALATPNGIVAIRSDIGRHNALDKLYGYCLRQRVVMKDKLIVFSGRVSSEVLLKVAKMGVSILLSKSAPTTLALDLADELGITVVGFLRGREFNVYTHEHRIVVE; encoded by the coding sequence TTGGACGGGGTTGCGGCAAAAAGAAGGACTATTGTCAAATACCGCAATGGGCAGCTGGCCGGGGAGGAAGATCAGATCGCGCTTGAGTTTCCGCTGACAGTGGTAGTCAATGGTGAGGAGTTTGCGACGATCGTCTGCACACCGGAGTATGTCGACGAACTTGTCACCGGTTTTTTGGCGTCTGAAGGGGTGATTCGTGTAAACGATGACATGAAAGGAATGACGATCGACGAAGACCGGGGTTTCGCGTATGTGGAACTCAGCTCGGGCGGACTGCCGGCGAAACAGTTTTACGCGAAACGATTCATCGGCTCATGCTGTGGAAAAAGCCGGCAATTTTATTTTTACAATGACGCGAAAACCGCTAAGACGATTGTTGGCGGCATTACCGCCAAGGCGGATGACTGTCTGCGCTTAATGAAAGCGCTGCACGAGCAGTCGCTTGATTTTGCGGCAACCGGCGGCCTTCATAATGCGGCACTGGCCACGCCTAATGGGATTGTCGCCATCCGCTCTGACATCGGTCGCCACAATGCGCTCGATAAATTGTACGGTTACTGCCTGCGCCAGCGGGTGGTGATGAAAGATAAGCTTATTGTATTCAGCGGACGCGTTTCGTCGGAAGTGCTCTTGAAAGTGGCAAAAATGGGCGTAAGCATTCTGTTGTCGAAATCGGCACCGACGACATTGGCGCTTGATTTGGCGGACGAACTTGGAATTACCGTTGTCGGCTTTTTGCGCGGACGGGAGTTTAATGTATATACGCATGAACATCGAATCGTAGTGGAATGA
- a CDS encoding DUF2294 domain-containing protein produces the protein MSKKEAAFNDIVRKVRKQLFGKGPERIKTYFVDNLAISILHGNLTPTEKFIARTPEGRDMVHAARTKMIQDVYAQHVPDGMEELVGSKLLHLFSDIKIEEDMAVSVFVFEKPIEL, from the coding sequence ATGTCAAAAAAGGAAGCCGCTTTCAACGATATTGTGCGCAAGGTGCGCAAACAGTTGTTTGGCAAAGGTCCGGAACGGATTAAAACGTATTTTGTCGATAACTTGGCGATTTCCATTTTGCACGGCAATTTGACGCCGACGGAGAAATTTATCGCCCGCACGCCGGAAGGACGGGACATGGTGCATGCGGCAAGAACAAAAATGATTCAAGACGTGTACGCCCAGCACGTGCCGGATGGCATGGAAGAGCTTGTCGGTTCGAAGCTGCTTCACTTGTTCAGCGACATTAAAATCGAGGAAGATATGGCCGTTTCGGTATTTGTATTTGAAAAGCCGATTGAATTGTGA